Proteins from a genomic interval of Lolium perenne isolate Kyuss_39 chromosome 1, Kyuss_2.0, whole genome shotgun sequence:
- the LOC127335773 gene encoding uncharacterized protein: MGLSVDMLKESDTGFHDIIPTRPAYPLGKISLNVVFGTADNFRKEKLEFEVVDWESQFHAILGRPAFAKFMEVPHYAYLKLKMPGNNETEITVHGSFSHYDNCDRDFQKIASKFGVREELNALDVVTDHTQPPADNRNTKSDEFDVAKEAKKHQVHPSDPKKTVNTSADLTAA; encoded by the coding sequence ATGGGATTGTCAGTCGATATGTTAAAAGAATCTGACACTGGCTTCCACGACATCATCCCAACCCGACCCGCTTATCCCCTTGGTAAAATTTCATTGAACGTTGTCTTCGGCAcagccgacaacttcaggaaggagaaactCGAGTTTGAGGTGGTAGATTGGGAATCACAGTTCCATGCCATCCTTGGCAGGCCAGCGTTTGCCAAGTTCATGGAAGTCCCTCATTACGCATATttgaagctgaagatgccaggcaataacGAGACAGAAATAACTGTTCACGGAAGTTTTTCTCATTATGATAACTGCGATAGAGATTTCCAGAAGATCGCTTCCAAGTTCGGAGTCAGGGAAGAACTTAATGCACTTGACGTAGTCACCGATCATACACAGCCACCTGCCGACAATCGGAACACAAAGTCCGATGAGTTTGACGTTGCCAAGGAAGCAAAGAAGCATCAAGTGCACCCGTCTGACCCGAAGAAGACAGTCAATACATCGGCAGATCTTACAgctgcatag